One part of the Methanobacterium sp. Maddingley MBC34 genome encodes these proteins:
- a CDS encoding di-/tricarboxylate transporter (PFAM: Sodium:sulfate symporter transmembrane region~TIGRFAM: anion transporter_SP), whose product GVDWGLIVFFGGALSLGAALLNTGAANWLISDIVSMLGSDPSTLLITVVLMIIAVCITQVMSNIALSAILVPLSVTLAAAQGQPIGTYAVPVAIACSLSFMLPMADPTVAMAYGTGYVKIKEILKAGVPLVIIGIIITIIVLMSPLAKPALG is encoded by the coding sequence TGGTGTTGACTGGGGATTAATAGTCTTCTTCGGAGGAGCATTAAGCCTTGGAGCAGCATTACTGAATACTGGTGCAGCAAATTGGCTTATATCAGATATAGTGAGTATGTTGGGAAGTGATCCATCAACCCTCCTTATAACTGTGGTTCTGATGATAATTGCAGTCTGTATAACTCAGGTAATGTCAAATATTGCACTTTCAGCCATATTAGTACCATTATCAGTTACACTGGCAGCAGCCCAGGGACAACCTATTGGAACGTACGCGGTACCAGTGGCAATAGCCTGTTCACTCTCTTTCATGCTCCCCATGGCAGACCCAACAGTCGCAATGGCCTACGGAACTGGATATGTGAAAATCAAGGAAATACTAAAAGCAGGAGTTCCATTGGTCATAATCGGAATTATAATAACCATTATAGTTCTAATGAGCCCACTTGCAAAACCAGCGCTTGGA